A region of Methanobacteriaceae archaeon DNA encodes the following proteins:
- the rpl18a gene encoding 50S ribosomal protein L18Ae yields MITKIYRVKGTFVMGDDYHKFTKEYKATCEAEIEEKIYERFGSKHRINRNQISIDEIVEIAPEDVVDPIVKEIL; encoded by the coding sequence ATGATAACAAAAATTTACAGAGTTAAAGGTACTTTTGTAATGGGCGATGACTATCATAAGTTTACTAAAGAATACAAAGCTACTTGTGAAGCTGAAATCGAAGAAAAAATCTACGAACGTTTCGGAAGTAAACACAGAATTAACAGGAATCAAATTTCTATCGATGAAATCGTAGAAATCGCTCCTGAAGATGTTGTTGACCCAATCGTTAAAGAAATCTTATAA
- the pfdA gene encoding prefoldin subunit alpha yields the protein MEDQQRLNGLLNEINVYRQQAELIQQQIELIKTSMAEVDALFATLEDIEGKESVEAFVPVGAGSFVKGELKSTDEIIVSIGAGLAVKKDAEGAREILNGQKEDLNDSLDKMLANLQQCTDVVGSLQAQAEQIAAAAQGNIAQ from the coding sequence ATGGAAGATCAACAAAGGTTAAATGGTCTTCTTAACGAAATCAATGTTTACAGACAACAAGCAGAATTAATTCAACAACAAATTGAATTAATCAAAACTTCAATGGCTGAAGTTGACGCATTATTTGCTACTTTAGAAGATATTGAAGGTAAAGAGTCTGTTGAAGCTTTCGTACCTGTTGGTGCAGGTTCATTCGTTAAAGGAGAACTTAAAAGTACTGACGAAATTATTGTAAGTATTGGAGCAGGACTCGCTGTTAAAAAAGATGCTGAAGGTGCTCGTGAAATCTTAAACGGGCAAAAAGAGGACTTAAATGACAGCTTGGACAAAATGTTAGCTAACTTACAACAATGTACTGACGTTGTTGGAAGCCTTCAAGCTCAAGCTGAACAAATTGCAGCTGCTGCTCAAGGAAATATTGCTCAATAA